One window of Paralichthys olivaceus isolate ysfri-2021 chromosome 20, ASM2471397v2, whole genome shotgun sequence genomic DNA carries:
- the top2b gene encoding DNA topoisomerase 2-beta isoform X2 has product MSNGAAGSGALAWLEAANGRGDASKMEGAKKEKAGSKLSVERVYQKKTQLEHILLRPDTYIGSVEPITSQMWVFDEEIGMNQREITYVPGLYKIFDEILVNAADNKQRDKNMTAIKITIDPESNTISIWNNGKGIPVVEHKDEKMYVPALIFGHLLTSSNYDDDEKKVTGGRNGYGAKLCNIFSTKFTVETACKEYRHSFKQTWQNNMNKTSDPKIKFFDGEDFTCVTFQPDLSKFKMEKLDKDIVALLTRRAYDIAGSCRGVKVTLNGKKLPITGFRSYVDLYVKDKLDETGVALKVVNETVNDRWEVCLTMSEKGFQQISFVNSIATTKGGRHIDYVVDQIVAKLIEVVKKKNKAGVTVKPFQVKNHVWVFVNALIENPSFDSQTKENMTLQTKSFGSKCPLSEKFIRAATNCGIVESILNWVKFKAQTQLNKKCSSVKHSKIKGIPKLDDANDAGGKHSGGCTLILTEGDSAKSLAVSGLGVIGRDRYGVFPLRGKILNVREATHKQIMENAEINNIIKIVGLQYKKSYDDPESLKSLRYGRIMIMTDQDQDGSHIKGLLINFFHHNWPSLLKHTFLEEFITPIVKVTKNKQEQSFYSIPEFDEWKKQTENYKTWHIKYYKGLGTSTSKEAKEYFADMEKHRITFRYSGVEDDAAITLAFSKKKTDDRKEWLTNFMEDRRQRRMHGLPEQYLYGTQARHLSYNDFINKELILFSNSDNERSIPSLVDGLKPGQRKVLFTCLKRNDKREVKVAQLAGSVAEMSAYHHGEQALMMTIVNLAQNFVGSNNVNILQPLGQFGTRINGGKDAASPRYIFTMLSPLAKLLYPGVDSNLLKFLYDDNQKVEPEWYIPIIPLVLVNGAEGIGTGWACKIPNYDIREIVNNINRMLNHQDPLPMLPSYKNFKGVIHELGQNQYLVSGEVSVIDKNTIEITELPVRTWTQAYKESVLEPMLQGTDKTPALISDYKEYHTDTTVKFVVRMSEEKLAQAEAAGLHKVFKLQSSLTCNSMVLFDHMGCLKRYDSVQDILKEFFELRLNYYKLRKDWLLGSLGAEASKLSNQARFVLEKIEGKISIENKSKRELIRMLVQKGYESDPVVAWAKAQEKAQEEDYRDGDDSDSSVDSGSSSGPNFNYILNMPLWCLTKEKVEELLKQRDHKRGELNDVQRKSSDDLWKEDLAVFIEELDKVEAQERDDQSLGRAIKLVKGKVGKPKAKKLNLEETMPSPYGRRVAPPTQPLKADAAKKLTKKKKGDADLTVKLEFDEDGLAAEGGTGENSVPKPKAPRVKKEKKEPGAPRARKTPAPKGTPVKKVKKRNPWSDDESNSDSDLENSEPLIPRETKSYRASASKPKYTFDFSEEEGEEEENGDDNVASSPVRSFKDTFPSSEAKDRFDDHNDDEDDEEEDSYPPPEKKTTSAPVPKKKETTSIFSSKSAFSEKSNDSDGSKSDSDDDNGPVFSTYSSSSAFDKILPSKKAKKPSDAAPKPKKPPAPKAKKPDKSIWDSDSDTGSKKPAPALKGKGRGRKRKGSASEDEYSPMKKMNKPASKKPQKPPSDDEEDDDSNSLSAMGAPSRDRPGRAKKEVKYFHESDNEEDDDDDDNMFD; this is encoded by the exons ATGTCCAACGGCGCAGCAGGAAGCGGGGCTCTGGCTTGGTTG GAGGCAGCGAACGGCAGAGGAGATGCCAGCAAGATGGAAGGAGCCAAGAAAGAAAAGGCGGGCTCCAAGTTGTCTGTGGAGCGAGTGTATCAGAAGAAGACCCAGCTGGAGCACATTCTTCTCCGTCCAGACACGTATATCGGCAGCGTGGAGCCCATCACTTCG CAAATGTGGGTTTTTGACGAAGAAATCGGCATGAACCAGAGGGAAATCACCTACGTTCCCGGGCTGTACAAAATCTTTGATGAAATTCTCG TCAATGCAGCAGACAACAAGCAAAGGGACAAGAACATGACTGCCATTAAGATCACCATCGACCC TGAGTCCAACACAATCTCCATATGGAACAATGGTAAAGGAATTCCCGTGGTGGAGCATAAGGATGAGAAGATGTACGTCCCAGCTCTCATTTTTGGCCACCTGCTCACCTCCAGCAACTACGACGACGACGAGAAAAAGGTCACAG GTGGGAGAAATGGGTACGGTGCTAAACTCTGCAACATCTTCAGTACCAAGTTCACGGTGGAAACGGCCTGCAAGGAATACAGACACAGCTTCAAACAG acGTGGCAGAACAACATGAACAAAACTTCTGACCCCAAGATCAAATTCTTTGACGGGGAAGATTTCACCTGCGTGACATTTCAGCCGGACCTGTCCAAGTTCAAGATGGAGAAGCTGGACAAGGATATTGTAGCACTTCTAACCCGCAGAGCATATGATATAGCAGGCTCCTGCAGAGGAGTTAAGGTTACACTGAATGGCAAAAAGTTACCC ATCACTGGGTTCCGTAGCTATGTGGATCTGTATGTGAAGGACAAACTGGATGAGACGGGTGTGGCCCTGAAGGTGGTCAATGAAACTGTGAATGATCGCTGGGAGGTTTGCCTCACCATGAGTGAAAAAGGATTCCAGCAAATCAGCTTTGTGAACAGCATTGCCACGACCAAG GGTGGCAGACACATCGACTATGTGGTGGACCAGATTGTGGCCAAACTTATTGaagtggtgaagaagaagaataaggCAGGAGTGACTGTGAAACCCTTCCAG GTGAAGAACCACGTCTGGGTGTTTGTCAACGCTCTGATTGAGAACCCCTCCTTTGACTCCCAGACCAAGGAGAACATGACACTCCAGACCAAAAGTTTTGGGTCCAAGTGCCCTCTGTCAGAAAAGTTCATCCGCGCT GCAACCAACTGTGGGATTGTGGAGAGTATACTCAACTGGGTGAAGTTCAAAGCTCAGACACAGCTAAATAAAAAGTGCTCGTCTGTGAAACACAGCAAGATCAAAGGCATCCCCAAACTTGACGACGCCAACGATGCCG GTGGCAAACACTCCGGTGGATGCACACTCATCCTCACTGAGGGAGACTCAGCCAAGTCTCTGGCTGTCTCTGGACTGGGAGTCATAGGACGTGACCGCTATGGAGTGTTTCCACTAAGAGGAAAGATCCTAAACGTGCGAGAGGCAACACACAAGCAG ATCATGGAAAATGCTGAGATTAATAACATCATCAAAATCGTTGGCCTCCAATACAAGAAGAGCTATGATGACCCAGAGTCACTGAAGTCCCTACGCTACGGCAGGATCATGATCATGACTGATCAG GATCAAGATGGCTCCCATATCAAAGGTCTGCTCATCAACTTCTTCCATCACAACTGGCCCTCGCTGCTGAAACACACCTTCCTGGAGGAGTTTATTACACCCATCGTCAAA GTGACCAAGAACAAGCAGGAACAGTCCTTCTACAGTATTCCAGAGTTTGATGAGTggaagaaacagacagagaactATAAAACCTGGCATATAAAGTACTACAAAG GTTTGGGAACAAGTACAAGTAAAGAGGCAAAGGAATACTTTGCTGACATGGAGAAGCATCGCATCACATTCAGATACAGTGGCGTGGAGGACGATGCTGCCATCACTCTG gctTTCAGTAAGAAGAAGACAGATGACAGGAAGGAGTGGCTGACTAACTTCATGGAAGACAGACGACAGAGGAGGATGCACGGCCTGCCAGAG caaTACCTATATGGAACTCAGGCCCGACACCTCTCCTACAATGACTTCATCAACAAAGAGCTGATTTTGTTCTCCAACTCTGACAATGAGAGATCCATCCCATCTTTGGTTGATG GCTTGAAGCCAGGTCAGAGAAAAGTGCTGTTCACCTGCTTGAAGAGGAACGACAAGAGGGAAGTGAAGGTAGCACAGCTGGCTGGTTCAGTGGCCGAGATGTCAGCCTACCATCATGGAGAG CAAGCTCTCATGATGACCATTGTGAACTTGGCCCAGAACTTTGTGGGCAGTAACAACGTGAACATCCTGCAGCCTCTCGGTCAGTTTGGTACTCGCATCAATGGAGGCAAAGATGCTGCCAGCCCTCGTTACATCTTTACCATGCTCAG TCCTCTTGCCAAGCTGTTGTACCCTGGAGTGGACTCTAACCTGCTCAAGTTCCTGTACGATGACAACCAGAAGGTGGAGCCCGAGTGGTACATTCCCATCATTCCATTGGTGCTGGTGAACGGTGCGGAGGGCATCGGAACAGGCTGGGCGTGTAAGATCCCCAACTACGATATCCGAGAGATCGTCAACAACATCAACCGCATGCTCAACCACCAGGACCCCCTGCCAATG CTTCCCAGCTACAAAAACTTCAAAGGGGTGATCCATGAGCTGGGACAGAACCAGTACCTGGTTAGTGGAGAGGTGTCGGTCATAGATAAAAACACCATTGAGATCACAGAGCTTCCTGTTAGGACATGGACACAG GCCTATAAGGAGTCTGTGCTGGAGCCCATGCTGCAGGGCACCGACAAAACCCCAGCTCTCATCAGTGATTATAAGGAGTACCACACAGACACCACAGTCAAGTTTGTGGTCCGCATGTCTGAGGAGAAACTGGCCCAGGCTGAGGCGGCTGGTCTTCACAAAGTCTTCAAGCTGCAGTCCAGCCTCACCTGCAACTCCATG GTTCTGTTCGACCACATGGGTTGTCTCAAGAGGTACGATTCAGTCCAAGACATCCTCAAAGAGTTCTTTGAGCTCCGCCTGAACTACTACAAGCTGAGGAAGGACTGGTTACTGGGCAGCCTGGGAGCCGAGGCCTCCAAGCTTTCCAACCAGGCTCGCTTTGTCCTGGAGAAAATTGAAGGAAAAATTTCAATCG AAAACAAATCGAAGCGGGAACTGATTCGCATGCTGGTCCAGAAAGGTTATGAATCGGATCCAGTGGTAGCCTGGGCCAAAGCTCAGGAGAAG gCTCAGGAAGAAGATTACCGTGATGGAGATGACAGCGACAGCTCAGTGGACTCTGGCTCCTCGTCAGGGCCAAACTTCAACTACATCCTCAACATGCCTCTGTGGTGCCTGACTaaagagaaggtggaggagTTGCTCAAACAGAGGGACCATAAG AGAGGAGAACTGAACGATGTCCAGAGGAAATCCTCAGACGATCTGTGGAAGGAGGACTTGGCAGTCTTCATAGAGGAGCTGGAT AAAGTGGAGGCTCAGGAGCGAGATGATCAGAGTTTAGGAAGGGCCATCAAACTGGTGAAGGGTAAAGTTGGCAAACCTAAAGCGAAGAAGCTGAACCTGGAGGAGACCATGCCGTCACCGTATGGCCGCAGAGTGGCGCCTCCAACCCAACCACTCAAAGCTGACGCTGCCAAGAAACTGACCAAAAAGAAGAAG gGTGACGCAGATCTGACGGTGAAGTTGGAGTTTGATGAAGATGGTTTGGCTGCAGAGGGAGGAACAGGAGAAAATTCTGTCCCCAAACCGAAGGCTCCACGtgtcaagaaagagaaaaaagagcctG gagcTCCTAGGGCAAGAAAAACTCCAGCACCCAAAGGTACCCCCGTCAAGAAGGTGAAGAAGAGAAACCCCTGGTCTGATGATGAGTCCAACTCTGACAGTGACCTGGAAAACAGTGAGCCGCTCATCCCCAGAGAGACCAAGTCTTACAGGGCATCAG cctCCAAGCCGAAATACACGTTTGACTTCtcggaggaggagggagaggaagaggagaacgGAGACGACAATGTGGCTTCTTCTCCGGTGAGGTCGTTCAAAGATACCTTCCCTTCGTCTGAAGCCAAGGACCGCTTCGACGACCATAATGACGATGAggacgatgaggaggaagacTCGTACCCCCCTCCGGAAAAAAAGACCAC GTCTGCACCTGTTcctaaaaagaaagagacaaccAGCATCTTCTCATCCAAGTCGGCCTTCTCTGAAAAAAGCAATGACAGTG ATGGGTCCAAGTCAGACAGTGACGACGACAACGGCCCCGTGTTCTCAACCTACTCCAGCAGCTCTGCGTTTGACAAAATACTGCCGTCAAAGAAAG CTAAGAAACCCTCCGACGCAGCTCCCAAACCGAAGAAGCCACCAGCACCAAAAGCAAAGAAGCCAGATAAATCCATATGGGACTCTGACTCGGACACTGGGTCCAAAAAGCCAGCACCAGCTCTCAAAG GTAAAGGtcgggggaggaagaggaagggcTCTGCCTCTGAAGACGAGTACAGTCCaatgaagaaaatgaacaaaCCTGCCAGCAAA AAACCCCAGAAACCTCCatctgatgatgaagaggacgaCGACAGCAACAGCCTGAGTGCGATGGGTGCGCCATCCCGTGATCGGCCGGGTCGGGCCAAGAAAGAAGTGAAGTACTTCCACGAGTCGGACAACGAGGaagacgacgacgacgacgacaaCATGTTCGATTAA
- the top2b gene encoding DNA topoisomerase 2-beta isoform X1 produces the protein MSNGAAGSGALAWLEAANGRGDASKMEGAKKEKAGSKLSVERVYQKKTQLEHILLRPDTYIGSVEPITSQMWVFDEEIGMNQREITYVPGLYKIFDEILVNAADNKQRDKNMTAIKITIDPESNTISIWNNGKGIPVVEHKDEKMYVPALIFGHLLTSSNYDDDEKKVTGGRNGYGAKLCNIFSTKFTVETACKEYRHSFKQTWQNNMNKTSDPKIKFFDGEDFTCVTFQPDLSKFKMEKLDKDIVALLTRRAYDIAGSCRGVKVTLNGKKLPITGFRSYVDLYVKDKLDETGVALKVVNETVNDRWEVCLTMSEKGFQQISFVNSIATTKGGRHIDYVVDQIVAKLIEVVKKKNKAGVTVKPFQVKNHVWVFVNALIENPSFDSQTKENMTLQTKSFGSKCPLSEKFIRAATNCGIVESILNWVKFKAQTQLNKKCSSVKHSKIKGIPKLDDANDAGGKHSGGCTLILTEGDSAKSLAVSGLGVIGRDRYGVFPLRGKILNVREATHKQIMENAEINNIIKIVGLQYKKSYDDPESLKSLRYGRIMIMTDQDQDGSHIKGLLINFFHHNWPSLLKHTFLEEFITPIVKVTKNKQEQSFYSIPEFDEWKKQTENYKTWHIKYYKGLGTSTSKEAKEYFADMEKHRITFRYSGVEDDAAITLAFSKKKTDDRKEWLTNFMEDRRQRRMHGLPEQYLYGTQARHLSYNDFINKELILFSNSDNERSIPSLVDGLKPGQRKVLFTCLKRNDKREVKVAQLAGSVAEMSAYHHGEQALMMTIVNLAQNFVGSNNVNILQPLGQFGTRINGGKDAASPRYIFTMLSPLAKLLYPGVDSNLLKFLYDDNQKVEPEWYIPIIPLVLVNGAEGIGTGWACKIPNYDIREIVNNINRMLNHQDPLPMLPSYKNFKGVIHELGQNQYLVSGEVSVIDKNTIEITELPVRTWTQAYKESVLEPMLQGTDKTPALISDYKEYHTDTTVKFVVRMSEEKLAQAEAAGLHKVFKLQSSLTCNSMVLFDHMGCLKRYDSVQDILKEFFELRLNYYKLRKDWLLGSLGAEASKLSNQARFVLEKIEGKISIENKSKRELIRMLVQKGYESDPVVAWAKAQEKAQEEDYRDGDDSDSSVDSGSSSGPNFNYILNMPLWCLTKEKVEELLKQRDHKRGELNDVQRKSSDDLWKEDLAVFIEELDKVEAQERDDQSLGRAIKLVKGKVGKPKAKKLNLEETMPSPYGRRVAPPTQPLKADAAKKLTKKKKGDADLTVKLEFDEDGLAAEGGTGENSVPKPKAPRVKKEKKEPGAPRARKTPAPKGTPVKKVKKRNPWSDDESNSDSDLENSEPLIPRETKSYRASASKPKYTFDFSEEEGEEEENGDDNVASSPVRSFKDTFPSSEAKDRFDDHNDDEDDEEEDSYPPPEKKTTSAPVPKKKETTSIFSSKSAFSEKSNDSDGSKSDSDDDNGPVFSTYSSSSAFDKILPSKKAAKKPSDAAPKPKKPPAPKAKKPDKSIWDSDSDTGSKKPAPALKGKGRGRKRKGSASEDEYSPMKKMNKPASKKPQKPPSDDEEDDDSNSLSAMGAPSRDRPGRAKKEVKYFHESDNEEDDDDDDNMFD, from the exons ATGTCCAACGGCGCAGCAGGAAGCGGGGCTCTGGCTTGGTTG GAGGCAGCGAACGGCAGAGGAGATGCCAGCAAGATGGAAGGAGCCAAGAAAGAAAAGGCGGGCTCCAAGTTGTCTGTGGAGCGAGTGTATCAGAAGAAGACCCAGCTGGAGCACATTCTTCTCCGTCCAGACACGTATATCGGCAGCGTGGAGCCCATCACTTCG CAAATGTGGGTTTTTGACGAAGAAATCGGCATGAACCAGAGGGAAATCACCTACGTTCCCGGGCTGTACAAAATCTTTGATGAAATTCTCG TCAATGCAGCAGACAACAAGCAAAGGGACAAGAACATGACTGCCATTAAGATCACCATCGACCC TGAGTCCAACACAATCTCCATATGGAACAATGGTAAAGGAATTCCCGTGGTGGAGCATAAGGATGAGAAGATGTACGTCCCAGCTCTCATTTTTGGCCACCTGCTCACCTCCAGCAACTACGACGACGACGAGAAAAAGGTCACAG GTGGGAGAAATGGGTACGGTGCTAAACTCTGCAACATCTTCAGTACCAAGTTCACGGTGGAAACGGCCTGCAAGGAATACAGACACAGCTTCAAACAG acGTGGCAGAACAACATGAACAAAACTTCTGACCCCAAGATCAAATTCTTTGACGGGGAAGATTTCACCTGCGTGACATTTCAGCCGGACCTGTCCAAGTTCAAGATGGAGAAGCTGGACAAGGATATTGTAGCACTTCTAACCCGCAGAGCATATGATATAGCAGGCTCCTGCAGAGGAGTTAAGGTTACACTGAATGGCAAAAAGTTACCC ATCACTGGGTTCCGTAGCTATGTGGATCTGTATGTGAAGGACAAACTGGATGAGACGGGTGTGGCCCTGAAGGTGGTCAATGAAACTGTGAATGATCGCTGGGAGGTTTGCCTCACCATGAGTGAAAAAGGATTCCAGCAAATCAGCTTTGTGAACAGCATTGCCACGACCAAG GGTGGCAGACACATCGACTATGTGGTGGACCAGATTGTGGCCAAACTTATTGaagtggtgaagaagaagaataaggCAGGAGTGACTGTGAAACCCTTCCAG GTGAAGAACCACGTCTGGGTGTTTGTCAACGCTCTGATTGAGAACCCCTCCTTTGACTCCCAGACCAAGGAGAACATGACACTCCAGACCAAAAGTTTTGGGTCCAAGTGCCCTCTGTCAGAAAAGTTCATCCGCGCT GCAACCAACTGTGGGATTGTGGAGAGTATACTCAACTGGGTGAAGTTCAAAGCTCAGACACAGCTAAATAAAAAGTGCTCGTCTGTGAAACACAGCAAGATCAAAGGCATCCCCAAACTTGACGACGCCAACGATGCCG GTGGCAAACACTCCGGTGGATGCACACTCATCCTCACTGAGGGAGACTCAGCCAAGTCTCTGGCTGTCTCTGGACTGGGAGTCATAGGACGTGACCGCTATGGAGTGTTTCCACTAAGAGGAAAGATCCTAAACGTGCGAGAGGCAACACACAAGCAG ATCATGGAAAATGCTGAGATTAATAACATCATCAAAATCGTTGGCCTCCAATACAAGAAGAGCTATGATGACCCAGAGTCACTGAAGTCCCTACGCTACGGCAGGATCATGATCATGACTGATCAG GATCAAGATGGCTCCCATATCAAAGGTCTGCTCATCAACTTCTTCCATCACAACTGGCCCTCGCTGCTGAAACACACCTTCCTGGAGGAGTTTATTACACCCATCGTCAAA GTGACCAAGAACAAGCAGGAACAGTCCTTCTACAGTATTCCAGAGTTTGATGAGTggaagaaacagacagagaactATAAAACCTGGCATATAAAGTACTACAAAG GTTTGGGAACAAGTACAAGTAAAGAGGCAAAGGAATACTTTGCTGACATGGAGAAGCATCGCATCACATTCAGATACAGTGGCGTGGAGGACGATGCTGCCATCACTCTG gctTTCAGTAAGAAGAAGACAGATGACAGGAAGGAGTGGCTGACTAACTTCATGGAAGACAGACGACAGAGGAGGATGCACGGCCTGCCAGAG caaTACCTATATGGAACTCAGGCCCGACACCTCTCCTACAATGACTTCATCAACAAAGAGCTGATTTTGTTCTCCAACTCTGACAATGAGAGATCCATCCCATCTTTGGTTGATG GCTTGAAGCCAGGTCAGAGAAAAGTGCTGTTCACCTGCTTGAAGAGGAACGACAAGAGGGAAGTGAAGGTAGCACAGCTGGCTGGTTCAGTGGCCGAGATGTCAGCCTACCATCATGGAGAG CAAGCTCTCATGATGACCATTGTGAACTTGGCCCAGAACTTTGTGGGCAGTAACAACGTGAACATCCTGCAGCCTCTCGGTCAGTTTGGTACTCGCATCAATGGAGGCAAAGATGCTGCCAGCCCTCGTTACATCTTTACCATGCTCAG TCCTCTTGCCAAGCTGTTGTACCCTGGAGTGGACTCTAACCTGCTCAAGTTCCTGTACGATGACAACCAGAAGGTGGAGCCCGAGTGGTACATTCCCATCATTCCATTGGTGCTGGTGAACGGTGCGGAGGGCATCGGAACAGGCTGGGCGTGTAAGATCCCCAACTACGATATCCGAGAGATCGTCAACAACATCAACCGCATGCTCAACCACCAGGACCCCCTGCCAATG CTTCCCAGCTACAAAAACTTCAAAGGGGTGATCCATGAGCTGGGACAGAACCAGTACCTGGTTAGTGGAGAGGTGTCGGTCATAGATAAAAACACCATTGAGATCACAGAGCTTCCTGTTAGGACATGGACACAG GCCTATAAGGAGTCTGTGCTGGAGCCCATGCTGCAGGGCACCGACAAAACCCCAGCTCTCATCAGTGATTATAAGGAGTACCACACAGACACCACAGTCAAGTTTGTGGTCCGCATGTCTGAGGAGAAACTGGCCCAGGCTGAGGCGGCTGGTCTTCACAAAGTCTTCAAGCTGCAGTCCAGCCTCACCTGCAACTCCATG GTTCTGTTCGACCACATGGGTTGTCTCAAGAGGTACGATTCAGTCCAAGACATCCTCAAAGAGTTCTTTGAGCTCCGCCTGAACTACTACAAGCTGAGGAAGGACTGGTTACTGGGCAGCCTGGGAGCCGAGGCCTCCAAGCTTTCCAACCAGGCTCGCTTTGTCCTGGAGAAAATTGAAGGAAAAATTTCAATCG AAAACAAATCGAAGCGGGAACTGATTCGCATGCTGGTCCAGAAAGGTTATGAATCGGATCCAGTGGTAGCCTGGGCCAAAGCTCAGGAGAAG gCTCAGGAAGAAGATTACCGTGATGGAGATGACAGCGACAGCTCAGTGGACTCTGGCTCCTCGTCAGGGCCAAACTTCAACTACATCCTCAACATGCCTCTGTGGTGCCTGACTaaagagaaggtggaggagTTGCTCAAACAGAGGGACCATAAG AGAGGAGAACTGAACGATGTCCAGAGGAAATCCTCAGACGATCTGTGGAAGGAGGACTTGGCAGTCTTCATAGAGGAGCTGGAT AAAGTGGAGGCTCAGGAGCGAGATGATCAGAGTTTAGGAAGGGCCATCAAACTGGTGAAGGGTAAAGTTGGCAAACCTAAAGCGAAGAAGCTGAACCTGGAGGAGACCATGCCGTCACCGTATGGCCGCAGAGTGGCGCCTCCAACCCAACCACTCAAAGCTGACGCTGCCAAGAAACTGACCAAAAAGAAGAAG gGTGACGCAGATCTGACGGTGAAGTTGGAGTTTGATGAAGATGGTTTGGCTGCAGAGGGAGGAACAGGAGAAAATTCTGTCCCCAAACCGAAGGCTCCACGtgtcaagaaagagaaaaaagagcctG gagcTCCTAGGGCAAGAAAAACTCCAGCACCCAAAGGTACCCCCGTCAAGAAGGTGAAGAAGAGAAACCCCTGGTCTGATGATGAGTCCAACTCTGACAGTGACCTGGAAAACAGTGAGCCGCTCATCCCCAGAGAGACCAAGTCTTACAGGGCATCAG cctCCAAGCCGAAATACACGTTTGACTTCtcggaggaggagggagaggaagaggagaacgGAGACGACAATGTGGCTTCTTCTCCGGTGAGGTCGTTCAAAGATACCTTCCCTTCGTCTGAAGCCAAGGACCGCTTCGACGACCATAATGACGATGAggacgatgaggaggaagacTCGTACCCCCCTCCGGAAAAAAAGACCAC GTCTGCACCTGTTcctaaaaagaaagagacaaccAGCATCTTCTCATCCAAGTCGGCCTTCTCTGAAAAAAGCAATGACAGTG ATGGGTCCAAGTCAGACAGTGACGACGACAACGGCCCCGTGTTCTCAACCTACTCCAGCAGCTCTGCGTTTGACAAAATACTGCCGTCAAAGAAAG CAGCTAAGAAACCCTCCGACGCAGCTCCCAAACCGAAGAAGCCACCAGCACCAAAAGCAAAGAAGCCAGATAAATCCATATGGGACTCTGACTCGGACACTGGGTCCAAAAAGCCAGCACCAGCTCTCAAAG GTAAAGGtcgggggaggaagaggaagggcTCTGCCTCTGAAGACGAGTACAGTCCaatgaagaaaatgaacaaaCCTGCCAGCAAA AAACCCCAGAAACCTCCatctgatgatgaagaggacgaCGACAGCAACAGCCTGAGTGCGATGGGTGCGCCATCCCGTGATCGGCCGGGTCGGGCCAAGAAAGAAGTGAAGTACTTCCACGAGTCGGACAACGAGGaagacgacgacgacgacgacaaCATGTTCGATTAA